The proteins below are encoded in one region of Hordeum vulgare subsp. vulgare chromosome 3H, MorexV3_pseudomolecules_assembly, whole genome shotgun sequence:
- the LOC123444862 gene encoding glycine-rich protein DOT1-like encodes MQGEGVKSRSEVEGRVDPIAATLWGGGEGGSRRRRALGWRGGRIPPTPRSEVEGRADPAAVALWGGGECGSRRRRALGGVKGGSRGRWRGRNGRRGKEWVVAQRVGGTGAGEGRKEQTHGEGGRNGRRGGRNGSKECIWTEGQQRKKRTTISEAQLSSAATVLSIRREFFIVYSSPAAILEA; translated from the exons atgcagggggagggggtgaagTCACGCTCTGAGGTGGAGGGGAGGGTGGATCCCATCGCCGCCACACTCTGGGGTGGAGGGGAGGGTGgatcccgccgccgccgcgctctAGGGTGGAGGGGAGGGCGGATCCCGCCGACGCCGCGCTCTGAGGTGGAGGGGAGGGCGGATCCCGCCGCCGTCGCGCTATGGGGTGGAGGGGAGTGCGGATCCCGTCGCCGCCGCGCTCTGGGTGGAGTGAAGGGCGGATCCCGCGGCCGCTGGAGAGGGAGGAATGGGCGCAGGGGGAAGGAGTGGGTCGTCGCGCAGCGGGTGGGAGGAACGGGCGcaggggaagggaggaaggaacAGACACATGGGGAGGGAGGAAGGAACGGACGCAGGGGAGGGAGGAACGGGAGCAAGGAATGCATTTGGACTGAAG GTcagcaaaggaaaaaaagaaccACGATCTCAGAAGCCCAGCTGTCCTCGGCGGCCACCGTCCTCTCGATACGAAGGGAGTTCTTCATCGTCTATAGCTCCCCGGCGGCGATTTTAGAAGCCTAG